Proteins encoded by one window of Streptomyces clavuligerus:
- a CDS encoding glutamate-5-semialdehyde dehydrogenase, with amino-acid sequence MTSATSPTPHDTLSPVTEAARRARTAAADIAPLPRSAKDAALLAMADALEARADEILAANAEDVTRAREAGTSESIIDRLTLTPERIGAIAADVRHVAALPDPVGEVVRGSTLPNGIDLRQIRVPLGVVGIIYEARPNVTADAAALCLKSGNAVLLRGSSSAYSSNTALVAVVRDAVATAGLPADAIQLVPGESRESVQELMRARGLVDVLIPRGGAGLIRTVVEQSTVPVIETGTGNCHVYVDARADLDMAVDILINSKAQRPSVCNAAETLLVHQDIADAFLPRALDALADAGVTVHADDRVRAHATATKATVVEATPEDWETEYLSYDIAAAVVDSLDDAVAHIRRWSSGHTEAIVTTSQAAARRFTQLVDSTTVAVNASTRFTDGGQFGFGAEIGISTQKLHARGPMGLPELTSTKYIVTGDGHTR; translated from the coding sequence GCGCTCGGCGAAGGACGCGGCGCTGCTGGCGATGGCCGACGCCCTGGAGGCCCGTGCCGACGAGATCCTCGCCGCCAACGCGGAGGACGTCACCCGTGCGAGGGAAGCGGGCACCAGCGAGTCGATCATCGACCGGCTCACCCTCACCCCCGAGCGGATCGGCGCCATCGCCGCCGATGTCCGCCACGTGGCCGCCCTGCCCGACCCCGTGGGCGAGGTCGTCCGGGGCTCCACCCTCCCCAACGGCATCGACCTCCGGCAGATCCGGGTCCCCCTCGGCGTGGTCGGCATCATCTACGAGGCCCGCCCCAACGTCACCGCCGACGCCGCCGCCCTCTGCCTCAAGTCCGGCAACGCCGTCCTGCTCCGGGGCTCGTCCTCCGCCTACTCCTCCAACACCGCCCTGGTCGCCGTGGTGCGCGACGCCGTCGCCACCGCGGGCCTTCCCGCCGACGCGATCCAGCTCGTCCCCGGCGAGTCCCGCGAGTCCGTGCAGGAACTGATGCGGGCCCGCGGACTCGTCGACGTCCTCATCCCCCGCGGCGGCGCCGGACTCATCCGCACCGTGGTCGAACAGTCCACCGTCCCCGTCATCGAGACCGGCACCGGCAACTGCCATGTCTACGTCGACGCCCGCGCCGACCTCGACATGGCCGTCGACATCCTGATCAACTCCAAGGCCCAGCGCCCCAGCGTCTGCAACGCCGCCGAGACCCTGCTCGTCCACCAGGACATCGCCGACGCCTTCCTCCCCCGGGCCCTGGACGCCCTCGCGGACGCCGGAGTCACCGTCCACGCCGACGACCGGGTCCGCGCCCACGCCACGGCCACCAAGGCGACCGTCGTCGAGGCCACCCCCGAGGACTGGGAGACCGAGTACCTGTCGTACGACATCGCCGCGGCCGTCGTCGACTCGCTCGACGACGCCGTCGCCCACATCCGCCGCTGGTCCTCGGGCCACACCGAGGCGATCGTCACCACCTCCCAGGCCGCGGCCCGCCGCTTCACCCAACTGGTCGACTCCACCACCGTCGCCGTGAACGCCTCCACCCGCTTCACGGACGGCGGCCAGTTCGGCTTCGGCGCCGAGATCGGCATCTCCACCCAGAAGCTCCACGCCCGGGGTCCGATGGGTCTGCCCGAGCTGACCTCCACCAAGTACATCGTGACGGGCGACGGCCACACCCGCTGA
- a CDS encoding M48 family metallopeptidase, whose translation MSESSQINVPSRQRKRFPGISSRAYEHPADRSALVALRKLTGFDTVFKAMSGLLPERSLRLLFLSDSVRVGDEQFAHLNSMLREACYILDLEKVPAMYVTQDPRPNAMCIGLDEPIIVVTTGLVELLDEEEMRAVVGHEVGHALSGHSVYRTILLFLTNLALKVAWIPLGNVAIMAIVTALREWFRKSELSADRAGLLVGQDLQASMRGLMKIAGGNHLHEMNVDAFLRQADEYEKAGDLRDSVLKILNVLPRSHPFTTVRAAELKKWAESRDYQRIMDGHYPRRSEDQDTSVTDSFRETASHYADTVRTSKDPLMKLVGDIAGGAGDLGGRLRDKFTGGGSGDGAKGGEGKGGTGGDA comes from the coding sequence ATGTCCGAAAGCAGCCAGATCAACGTGCCGAGCAGGCAGCGCAAGCGCTTCCCGGGCATCTCCTCACGGGCGTACGAGCACCCCGCGGACCGCTCCGCGCTGGTCGCCCTGCGCAAACTCACCGGCTTCGACACCGTCTTCAAGGCCATGAGCGGGCTGCTGCCCGAGCGCAGCCTGCGGCTGCTCTTCCTCTCCGACTCGGTGCGGGTGGGCGATGAGCAGTTCGCGCACCTCAACTCCATGCTGAGGGAGGCCTGCTACATCCTGGACCTGGAGAAGGTCCCCGCGATGTATGTCACGCAGGACCCCCGCCCCAACGCCATGTGCATCGGCCTCGACGAACCGATCATCGTGGTCACCACCGGTCTGGTGGAGCTGCTGGACGAGGAGGAGATGCGGGCGGTCGTGGGGCACGAGGTGGGCCACGCCCTCTCGGGTCACTCCGTCTACCGCACGATCCTGCTGTTCCTGACCAATCTGGCGCTGAAGGTCGCCTGGATTCCGCTGGGCAATGTGGCGATCATGGCGATCGTCACCGCGCTGCGGGAGTGGTTCCGCAAGTCGGAGCTGTCCGCGGACCGGGCGGGGCTGCTGGTGGGCCAGGATCTCCAGGCCTCGATGCGGGGGCTGATGAAGATAGCCGGGGGCAACCACCTCCATGAGATGAACGTCGACGCGTTCCTGCGCCAGGCCGACGAGTACGAGAAGGCGGGCGACCTCCGCGACTCCGTACTGAAGATCCTGAATGTGCTGCCGCGCTCGCACCCCTTCACCACGGTCCGCGCGGCGGAGCTGAAGAAGTGGGCCGAGAGCCGCGACTACCAGCGGATCATGGACGGTCACTACCCGCGGCGGTCGGAGGACCAGGACACCTCTGTCACCGACTCCTTCCGGGAGACGGCCTCGCACTACGCCGACACAGTGCGCACCAGCAAAGATCCGCTGATGAAACTGGTCGGTGACATAGCCGGTGGCGCGGGCGACCTGGGGGGACGGCTGCGCGACAAGTTCACGGGCGGCGGCAGCGGCGACGGCGCCAAGGGCGGGGAGGGCAAGGGAGGTACCGGCGGCGACGCCTGA
- the nadD gene encoding nicotinate-nucleotide adenylyltransferase, translated as MGEQEVPRGSGGGRRRLGVMGGTFDPVHHGHLVAASEVAALFHLDEVVFVPTGQPWQKTHKAVSPAEDRYLMTVIATASNPQFSVSRIDIDRPGPTYTIDTLRDLHALNEDADLFFITGADALSQILGWRDATELFSLAHFIGVTRPGHDLTDDGLPEGKVSLVEVPALAISSTDCRARVAKDDPVWYLVPDGVVRYIDKRQLYRGT; from the coding sequence ATGGGAGAGCAGGAAGTGCCGAGGGGTTCCGGCGGCGGCCGGCGGCGGCTCGGGGTGATGGGCGGGACGTTCGACCCGGTCCACCACGGCCACCTGGTGGCCGCGAGCGAGGTGGCCGCCCTGTTCCATCTGGACGAGGTGGTGTTCGTTCCCACCGGGCAGCCGTGGCAGAAGACCCACAAGGCCGTGTCGCCCGCCGAGGACCGCTATCTGATGACGGTCATCGCCACGGCCTCCAATCCGCAGTTCTCGGTCAGCCGGATCGACATCGACCGTCCGGGGCCGACGTACACCATCGACACACTGCGGGATCTGCACGCCCTCAACGAGGACGCGGATCTGTTCTTCATCACCGGGGCGGACGCGCTCTCGCAGATCCTCGGCTGGCGTGACGCGACCGAGCTGTTCTCCCTGGCCCACTTCATCGGGGTGACCCGGCCGGGTCACGACCTGACGGACGACGGGCTGCCCGAGGGCAAGGTGTCGCTGGTGGAGGTCCCGGCGCTGGCGATCTCGTCCACCGATTGCCGCGCCCGGGTCGCCAAGGACGATCCCGTCTGGTATTTGGTGCCCGACGGTGTGGTGCGCTACATCGACAAGCGCCAGTTGTACCGCGGCACATGA
- a CDS encoding LCP family protein produces the protein MNDQQNPYDPYYPQPRLIGYDEYGQPVYEQPPQYDPYAYQSYEQGGSFPPQPQPQPAVPYEQPYPHPPSPFPQYPEGTGGAPAPAPAPQVFTVPDQRGPSADGGEYRTGQFSFIEEQDETSEDVIDWLKFTESRSERREEARRRGRNRVIALVAVVVLLLAGGAGYLWYSGGLPGGSEDSPAGTAAAGPQKRDLIVVHLHNTKKKGTSTALLVANSTTRQGATVLLPNALSVTRDDGTGTTLGASVDEDGSDGTREAVGALLGAEITGTWRLDTPFLENLVELVGGVDLTTDTAVPAPKGGDPLVRKGENQTLNGRAAVAYATHRGTGEAETAQLQRFGQIMQAVLRKLPSDAKSATVTVETLGQILDPSLTESALGASLATLSEYAKGGDYRTELLPVQQDGGLTADAVDAVVKDVLGGSVATPDKDAALRVEIRNATGQPSVSERARVLLVNGGYSVTDSKTADPAATSEVSYGEEARRADAVEVAKTLGLPESAVRQTDRAAGSAVAVVLGQDFPTG, from the coding sequence GTGAACGACCAGCAGAACCCGTACGACCCGTATTACCCGCAGCCGCGGCTCATCGGCTACGACGAGTACGGGCAGCCGGTCTACGAGCAGCCCCCGCAGTACGACCCGTACGCGTACCAGAGCTATGAGCAGGGCGGGTCGTTCCCCCCGCAGCCGCAGCCGCAGCCGGCCGTGCCGTACGAGCAGCCGTATCCGCATCCGCCGTCGCCGTTCCCGCAGTACCCCGAGGGCACCGGCGGAGCACCGGCCCCGGCTCCCGCCCCGCAGGTGTTCACCGTGCCGGACCAGCGCGGGCCCTCGGCGGACGGCGGCGAGTACCGCACCGGGCAGTTCTCGTTCATCGAGGAGCAGGACGAGACGTCGGAAGACGTCATCGACTGGCTGAAGTTCACCGAGAGCCGCTCCGAGCGGCGGGAGGAGGCCCGGCGCCGCGGGCGCAACCGGGTCATCGCCCTCGTGGCCGTCGTCGTCCTGCTGCTCGCGGGCGGCGCCGGTTATCTCTGGTACTCGGGCGGTCTGCCCGGCGGTTCCGAGGACAGCCCCGCGGGTACGGCCGCAGCCGGGCCGCAGAAGCGGGACCTCATCGTGGTGCATCTGCACAACACCAAGAAGAAGGGCACGTCGACAGCGCTCCTCGTGGCCAATTCCACGACCCGTCAGGGTGCCACCGTGCTGCTGCCCAACGCCCTGTCCGTCACCCGCGACGACGGCACCGGCACCACTCTCGGTGCCTCCGTCGACGAGGACGGGTCCGACGGCACCCGTGAGGCCGTCGGCGCCCTGCTCGGCGCCGAGATCACCGGAACCTGGCGGCTCGACACCCCCTTCCTGGAGAACCTGGTCGAACTGGTCGGCGGTGTCGACCTCACCACCGACACGGCCGTCCCGGCTCCCAAGGGCGGTGACCCCCTCGTCCGCAAGGGTGAGAACCAGACACTCAACGGGAGAGCCGCCGTCGCCTACGCCACTCACCGGGGCACCGGCGAGGCAGAGACCGCTCAGCTCCAGCGGTTCGGCCAGATCATGCAGGCGGTCCTGCGCAAGCTCCCGAGCGATGCGAAATCGGCCACGGTCACCGTCGAGACCCTGGGCCAGATCCTCGACCCCTCCCTCACCGAGAGCGCCCTGGGCGCGTCCCTCGCCACGCTCTCCGAGTACGCCAAGGGCGGCGACTACCGCACCGAGCTGCTTCCCGTTCAGCAGGACGGCGGCCTCACCGCCGACGCGGTGGACGCGGTCGTCAAGGACGTCCTCGGCGGCTCGGTCGCCACGCCGGACAAGGACGCGGCCCTCCGGGTGGAGATCCGCAACGCCACCGGACAGCCGTCGGTCTCCGAGCGCGCCCGGGTTCTGCTGGTCAACGGCGGATATTCGGTCACCGACAGCAAAACGGCCGATCCCGCGGCCACCTCCGAGGTCAGCTACGGCGAAGAGGCCCGCAGGGCGGACGCCGTGGAGGTCGCCAAGACCCTGGGACTCCCGGAAAGCGCCGTACGGCAGACGGACCGGGCAGCGGGCAGCGCGGTCGCCGTGGTGCTCGGCCAGGACTTCCCCACCGGCTGA
- the rsfS gene encoding ribosome silencing factor — MTATDRSIELVNLAAQAAADRLAHDIIAYDVSDVLSITDAFLLASAPNDRQVKSIVDEIEERLSKELGAKPVRREGDRDARWILLDYVDIVVHVQHSEERVFYALERLWKDCPELPLPEDAQKTRGKAQEHAELTGSTGTGSPDGELS, encoded by the coding sequence GTGACCGCTACGGACCGCTCCATCGAGCTTGTCAACCTCGCCGCCCAGGCGGCTGCCGACCGGCTCGCGCACGACATCATCGCGTACGACGTGAGTGATGTGCTGTCGATCACCGACGCCTTCCTGCTCGCATCCGCGCCCAACGACCGCCAGGTCAAGTCCATCGTCGACGAGATCGAGGAGCGGCTGAGCAAGGAGCTGGGCGCCAAGCCGGTGCGCCGGGAAGGCGACCGCGACGCCCGCTGGATCCTGCTCGACTACGTCGACATCGTGGTCCACGTCCAGCACAGTGAGGAGCGGGTCTTCTACGCCCTGGAGCGGCTGTGGAAGGACTGCCCCGAGCTGCCGCTGCCCGAGGACGCCCAGAAGACCCGCGGCAAGGCCCAGGAACACGCCGAGCTCACCGGCAGCACCGGCACCGGCTCCCCGGACGGTGAGTTGAGCTGA
- a CDS encoding histidine phosphatase family protein, translating into MNEDAYKRTGRRIVLWRHGQTAWNLDRRFQGTTDIPLTESGVAQARRAARLLASLKPDAIIASDLKRASATAVELSELTGLPVVYDEALRETYAGVWQGLTHEEIKQRYEEQYTAWKRGEPVRRGGGELETEVADRAAPVVLRHIERLPEDGTLVVASHGGTIRTTIGRLLGLEPRHWESLGGLSNCCWSVLGEGARGWRLLEHNAGTLPEPVLGDDD; encoded by the coding sequence CTGAACGAGGACGCGTACAAGCGCACCGGCCGCCGCATCGTCCTGTGGCGGCACGGGCAGACCGCATGGAATCTGGACCGCCGTTTCCAGGGCACCACGGACATCCCGCTGACCGAGAGCGGCGTGGCCCAGGCGCGCCGGGCCGCGCGGCTGCTCGCCTCCCTCAAGCCGGACGCGATCATCGCCTCCGACCTCAAGCGGGCCTCGGCCACCGCCGTCGAACTGTCCGAGCTGACCGGTCTGCCCGTGGTCTACGACGAGGCTCTGCGCGAGACGTACGCGGGGGTCTGGCAGGGGCTGACCCACGAGGAGATCAAGCAGCGGTACGAGGAGCAGTACACCGCGTGGAAGCGGGGTGAGCCCGTGCGGCGCGGCGGCGGTGAGCTGGAGACCGAGGTCGCCGACCGGGCCGCCCCGGTGGTGCTGCGCCACATCGAGCGCCTCCCGGAGGACGGCACCCTGGTGGTGGCGAGCCATGGCGGCACGATCCGCACCACGATCGGGCGGCTCCTCGGTCTGGAACCGCGGCACTGGGAGAGCCTCGGCGGGCTCTCCAACTGCTGCTGGTCGGTCCTGGGCGAGGGCGCGCGGGGCTGGCGTCTCCTGGAGCACAACGCCGGCACCCTCCCGGAGCCGGTCCTCGGCGACGACGACTGA
- the leuS gene encoding leucine--tRNA ligase, protein MSETNSAASAAEVAAPHRYTAALAAEIEARWQDFWEADGTYEAPNPSGDLAGDPAVAARPKKFVMDMFPYPSGAGLHVGHPLGYIATDVYARHQRMTGHNVLHTLGFDAFGLPAEQHAVATGVHPRVSTEDAMANMKRQLRRLGLGHDQRRSIATIDPEYYRWTQWIFLQIFNSWYDTEAGRARPVAELVEQFESSERALPDGRAWSELSAVERADVLGGYRLAYAADAPVNWCPGLGTVLANEEVTADGRSERGNFPVFKANLRQWNMRITAYADRLLADLDALDWPEAIKLQQRNWIGRSEGARVEFRVDGHDDARITVFTTRPDTVFGATYMVLAPEHDLIDSVLPAEWPQGVKEAWTSGAGTPAEAVSAYRKQAQTKSDVERQTEHKNKTGVFTGAYAVNPVTGTRIPVFVADYVLMGYGTGAIMAVPGQDERDWEFAEAFGLPIVRTVQPPQGWEGEAYTGQGPAINSSNDEISLDGLGVDEAKSRIIRWMTERGIGEGTINYRLRDWLFSRQRYWGEPFPVVYDEDGIAHALPESMLPLELPDIDDYSPRTFDPDDADSRPEPPLSRNEEWVEVTLDLGDGPRTYRRETNTMPNWAGSCWYELRYLDPHNSEKLVDPGIEQYWMGPREGMPHGGVDLYVGGAEHAVLHLLYARFWSKVLFDLGHISSPEPFHKLFNQGMIQAYVYRDSRGFAVPAAEVEEREDGTFVYAGEPVKRELGKMGKSLKNAVTPDEIAAEYGADTLRLYEMAMGPLDVSRPWDTRAVVGQYRLLQRLWRNVVDESTGAVTVVDGEPDEATLRALHKAIDGVGQDLAALRFNTAIAKLTELNNHLTKTGGPLPRAVAEPLVLLIAPLAPHIAEELWRRLGHQDSVVHRSFPVADPAYVVDESVTCVVQVKGKIKARIEVAPSISDEELEALALADPAVVAALGGAGIRKVIVRAPKLVNIVPA, encoded by the coding sequence ATGAGCGAGACGAATTCCGCTGCCTCCGCTGCCGAGGTGGCCGCGCCCCACCGCTACACGGCCGCGCTGGCCGCCGAGATCGAGGCACGCTGGCAGGACTTCTGGGAGGCCGACGGCACCTACGAGGCCCCGAACCCGAGCGGCGATCTCGCCGGGGACCCGGCCGTGGCGGCCCGTCCCAAGAAGTTCGTGATGGACATGTTCCCCTATCCCTCCGGCGCCGGTCTGCACGTCGGTCACCCCCTGGGGTACATCGCCACCGATGTCTACGCCCGCCACCAGCGCATGACCGGCCACAACGTGCTCCACACGCTGGGCTTCGACGCCTTCGGCCTGCCCGCGGAGCAGCACGCCGTCGCCACCGGGGTACACCCCCGGGTGTCCACCGAGGACGCCATGGCGAACATGAAGCGCCAGCTCCGCCGCTTGGGCCTGGGCCACGACCAGCGCCGCTCGATCGCCACGATCGACCCCGAGTACTACCGCTGGACGCAGTGGATCTTCCTCCAGATCTTCAACTCCTGGTACGACACCGAGGCCGGCCGCGCGCGCCCCGTCGCCGAGCTGGTGGAGCAGTTCGAGAGCAGCGAACGGGCCCTCCCGGACGGACGCGCCTGGAGCGAACTGAGCGCCGTCGAGCGCGCCGACGTGCTGGGCGGGTACCGGCTGGCGTACGCCGCCGACGCCCCCGTCAACTGGTGCCCCGGCCTGGGCACGGTGCTGGCCAATGAGGAGGTCACCGCCGACGGCCGGTCCGAGCGCGGCAACTTCCCGGTCTTCAAGGCCAACCTGCGCCAGTGGAACATGCGCATCACCGCCTACGCCGACCGCCTGCTGGCGGACCTGGACGCCCTGGACTGGCCCGAGGCCATCAAGCTCCAGCAGCGCAACTGGATCGGCCGCTCCGAGGGCGCGCGGGTCGAGTTCCGGGTCGACGGCCACGACGACGCCCGGATCACCGTCTTCACCACCCGTCCCGACACCGTGTTCGGCGCGACCTACATGGTCCTGGCCCCCGAGCACGACCTGATCGACTCCGTGCTGCCCGCCGAATGGCCCCAGGGCGTCAAGGAGGCATGGACCTCGGGCGCGGGCACCCCCGCCGAGGCCGTCTCCGCGTACCGCAAGCAGGCCCAGACCAAGAGCGACGTCGAGCGGCAGACCGAGCACAAGAACAAGACCGGTGTCTTCACCGGCGCGTACGCCGTCAACCCGGTCACCGGCACTCGAATCCCGGTCTTCGTCGCCGACTACGTCCTCATGGGCTACGGCACCGGCGCGATCATGGCCGTCCCCGGCCAGGACGAGCGCGACTGGGAGTTCGCCGAGGCGTTCGGGCTGCCGATCGTCCGCACCGTGCAGCCGCCCCAGGGCTGGGAGGGCGAGGCGTACACCGGCCAGGGCCCGGCCATCAACTCCTCCAACGACGAGATCTCCCTGGACGGCCTGGGCGTCGACGAGGCCAAGTCCCGCATCATCCGGTGGATGACCGAGCGCGGCATCGGCGAGGGCACGATCAACTACCGGCTGCGTGACTGGCTGTTCAGCCGCCAGCGGTACTGGGGCGAGCCCTTCCCGGTCGTCTACGACGAGGACGGCATCGCGCACGCCCTGCCGGAGTCGATGCTTCCGCTGGAGCTGCCCGACATCGACGACTACTCGCCGCGCACCTTCGACCCCGACGACGCCGACAGCCGCCCCGAGCCGCCGCTCTCCCGCAACGAGGAGTGGGTCGAGGTCACCCTCGACCTGGGCGACGGTCCCCGCACCTACCGGCGGGAGACCAACACCATGCCCAACTGGGCCGGGTCCTGCTGGTACGAGCTGCGCTACCTGGACCCGCACAACAGCGAGAAGCTGGTCGACCCGGGCATCGAGCAGTACTGGATGGGCCCCCGCGAGGGCATGCCGCACGGCGGTGTCGACCTGTACGTGGGCGGCGCGGAGCACGCCGTACTGCATCTGCTGTACGCGCGGTTCTGGTCCAAGGTGCTGTTCGACCTGGGGCACATCTCCTCCCCGGAGCCGTTCCACAAGCTGTTCAACCAGGGCATGATCCAGGCGTATGTCTACCGGGACAGCCGAGGCTTCGCGGTGCCCGCCGCCGAGGTCGAGGAGCGCGAGGACGGCACGTTCGTCTACGCCGGTGAGCCGGTCAAGCGCGAGCTGGGCAAGATGGGCAAGTCCCTGAAGAACGCCGTCACGCCCGACGAGATCGCCGCCGAGTACGGTGCGGACACCCTGCGTCTGTACGAGATGGCCATGGGCCCCCTGGACGTCTCGCGGCCCTGGGACACCCGTGCCGTGGTCGGCCAGTACCGACTGCTCCAGCGGCTGTGGCGCAACGTCGTCGACGAGTCGACCGGCGCGGTCACGGTCGTCGACGGCGAGCCCGACGAGGCCACGCTGCGCGCCCTGCACAAGGCGATCGACGGCGTCGGACAGGACCTGGCGGCCCTGCGCTTCAATACCGCCATCGCCAAGCTCACCGAGCTGAACAACCACCTGACCAAGACTGGCGGCCCGCTCCCCCGGGCCGTGGCCGAGCCGCTGGTGCTGCTCATCGCCCCGCTGGCTCCGCACATCGCCGAGGAGCTGTGGCGCCGCCTGGGCCACCAGGACTCCGTGGTCCACCGGTCCTTCCCGGTCGCCGACCCTGCCTATGTTGTGGACGAGTCCGTGACCTGCGTGGTTCAGGTCAAGGGCAAGATCAAGGCGCGGATCGAGGTGGCCCCGTCGATCTCCGACGAGGAGCTGGAGGCGCTGGCGCTGGCCGACCCGGCGGTGGTCGCGGCCCTCGGTGGCGCCGGGATCCGCAAGGTGATCGTGCGGGCGCCGAAGCTGGTGAACATCGTCCCGGCCTAG
- a CDS encoding DegV family protein, with protein MSRHVAIVTDSTAYLPPPAMERHGIEAVPLTVVLGDRALEDGTETASRALALALQKRRPVTTSRPSPETFAAVYRARAEAGATGIVSLHLSAEISGTYDAAVLAAREAPVPVRVVDTGMVAMALGFCALAAAETADAGGTLDEAVAAAEKRAANTSAYFYVDTLEHLRRGGRIGAARALLGSALAVKPLLQLDGGRIELLEKVRTASRAIARLEEIAAERAGTSAVDIAVHHLASAERADALADRLRQRVPGLIELHVSEVGAVIGAHTGPGLLGAVISPR; from the coding sequence ATGTCCCGCCATGTCGCGATCGTCACCGATTCCACGGCCTATCTGCCGCCGCCGGCGATGGAGCGCCACGGCATCGAGGCGGTGCCCCTGACCGTCGTCCTCGGTGACCGGGCGCTGGAGGACGGCACGGAGACGGCCTCCCGTGCCCTGGCCCTGGCCCTGCAGAAGCGGCGGCCGGTCACGACCTCCCGGCCCAGCCCCGAGACCTTCGCCGCCGTCTACCGGGCCCGGGCGGAGGCGGGGGCGACGGGCATCGTCTCGCTGCATCTGTCGGCGGAGATCTCCGGGACCTACGATGCCGCCGTGCTGGCCGCCCGGGAGGCTCCCGTGCCGGTACGGGTGGTGGACACCGGGATGGTCGCCATGGCCCTCGGCTTCTGCGCCCTGGCGGCGGCGGAGACCGCGGACGCGGGCGGAACCCTGGACGAGGCGGTCGCGGCGGCCGAGAAACGCGCCGCGAACACCTCCGCCTACTTCTATGTCGACACTCTGGAGCATCTGCGGCGCGGCGGCAGGATCGGTGCCGCGCGGGCCCTGCTCGGATCGGCGCTCGCGGTCAAGCCCCTGCTGCAACTGGACGGCGGCCGGATCGAGTTGTTGGAGAAGGTCCGCACCGCGTCCCGGGCCATCGCCCGGCTGGAGGAGATCGCCGCCGAGCGGGCGGGTACGAGCGCGGTGGACATCGCCGTGCACCATCTCGCCTCGGCCGAGCGGGCCGACGCCCTCGCCGACCGGCTGCGACAGCGGGTCCCCGGGCTGATCGAGCTGCACGTCAGCGAGGTGGGCGCGGTGATCGGCGCGCACACGGGGCCCGGTCTGCTCGGGGCTGTGATCTCCCCGCGCTGA
- a CDS encoding ComEA family DNA-binding protein, translating to MALRTRTATSGPGRAPVSDSRSRVRRGAGPGPGRSRAPARPALRVRGGHRPAVAVARPVRRPRETDAAVRDAAAVSRARAGRLTAWTGPLPGGGGAREPDGREAAPGGVRRRPGPAPGERLPLWFRLRCGLAPRTLAALSVVLVAAVVLAAHHFLTGRPEEVRAPETVRQGASVPAPRPLPPPLPPAERAGARVVIDVSGKVRRPGVLRLPTGSRVADALAAAGGVVRGTDVTGLNRARVLTDGEHVVVGAPPPPPQPPGHGPVVGGVGGAQPTAPLSLATATVEQLDALPGVGPVLARHIVDHRTRHGGFRSVDQLREVRGIGDRRFADLRPLVRP from the coding sequence ATGGCTCTACGAACACGTACCGCAACGAGTGGGCCGGGCCGCGCCCCGGTGTCCGACAGCCGTTCCCGCGTCCGGCGGGGCGCGGGTCCGGGTCCCGGGAGAAGCCGTGCCCCGGCCCGTCCGGCGCTACGCGTACGGGGAGGGCACCGGCCCGCCGTGGCGGTCGCGAGGCCGGTACGGCGGCCCCGGGAGACCGACGCCGCCGTGCGGGACGCGGCGGCGGTCTCCCGGGCCCGGGCCGGACGCCTGACCGCCTGGACCGGCCCCTTACCGGGCGGGGGAGGGGCCCGGGAGCCGGACGGCCGGGAAGCGGCCCCGGGCGGGGTGCGGCGGCGGCCGGGGCCCGCGCCGGGGGAGCGGCTGCCGTTGTGGTTCCGGCTCCGCTGCGGGCTCGCGCCCCGGACCCTCGCCGCGCTCTCCGTCGTCCTGGTGGCCGCTGTCGTTCTCGCCGCCCACCACTTCCTGACCGGCCGCCCCGAGGAGGTGCGCGCCCCGGAGACCGTCCGGCAGGGTGCGTCCGTCCCGGCCCCGCGGCCCCTGCCTCCTCCGCTGCCCCCGGCGGAACGGGCGGGAGCCCGGGTCGTCATCGATGTCAGCGGCAAGGTCAGAAGGCCGGGGGTGCTGCGGCTGCCCACCGGGTCCCGGGTCGCCGACGCGCTCGCCGCGGCCGGAGGCGTCGTCCGCGGGACGGATGTGACGGGGCTCAACCGGGCGCGCGTCCTCACCGACGGTGAGCATGTCGTGGTGGGCGCCCCGCCTCCGCCACCCCAGCCACCGGGTCACGGCCCGGTGGTGGGCGGCGTGGGCGGCGCGCAGCCGACGGCCCCGCTGAGCCTCGCCACGGCCACCGTGGAGCAACTCGACGCGCTGCCGGGTGTCGGCCCGGTGCTCGCCCGCCACATCGTCGACCACCGCACCCGGCACGGAGGCTTCCGCTCGGTCGACCAGCTCCGTGAGGTGCGGGGGATCGGTGACCGCCGCTTCGCGGACCTCCGCCCGCTGGTCCGCCCATGA
- a CDS encoding pyridoxamine 5'-phosphate oxidase family protein, whose translation MARLTDDTDAWVATASAAGRPTLVPLWFLWDRDTLLMATRRTNPTARNVTPAGTMVVTLGHTRDVVLIEGPARVVEGGALEADSGDAFAARFDGWDPRTTPSWVFLRCAPQAVKAWRGVNEQAGRELMRDGRWLV comes from the coding sequence CTGGCGCGGCTCACGGACGACACCGACGCCTGGGTCGCCACCGCGTCCGCCGCCGGAAGGCCGACCCTGGTGCCCCTGTGGTTCCTCTGGGACCGCGACACCCTGCTGATGGCCACCCGGCGCACCAACCCGACCGCCCGCAACGTGACCCCCGCCGGGACCATGGTCGTCACTCTCGGCCACACTCGTGACGTCGTGCTGATCGAGGGCCCCGCCCGGGTCGTGGAGGGCGGGGCCCTGGAAGCGGACTCCGGCGACGCCTTCGCCGCGCGCTTCGACGGCTGGGACCCGCGCACCACCCCGTCGTGGGTGTTCCTCCGCTGCGCCCCGCAGGCCGTGAAGGCATGGCGGGGGGTGAACGAACAGGCCGGACGGGAGCTGATGCGGGATGGACGGTGGCTGGTCTGA